AGAGGAATTAATAATAGTAACACTACCTTATCagtcaacatttttttttttgacacagAAATTGGACATATAAGATCAGAATAGTGATGCGGAAACTGACTTTTGTGATTCTTCAAACTCTTTGAACTCAAACGGAGTGGGCATAATGTAATCGGAAATGTAATCAAGTGTCTTTCCACGGCGATAAAAATAGGCAAACTTGATGATAGTCACAAGATCTACTCCATCCTCCTAGCATTACACTATTATAGATCAGTCGAGCTATAAGATTATTAGTAAATCAAACACAGTATGGAAGTTCAGTTGCACCAAAGCTGGTAGAAACTAGATAGTCAATAAAAGCAGAAGATGTTTTAAATTCATTGTTAAAGCACTGACGCAAATAAAGTTCTTACCAAGAAGAGGAACTGTCCATTATTCTTAAACCTACGGACTTCACATTTCGGCAATGTACAAAGAAGTCTTTCAATGTCTTCCTTGTTAAGTAACCACTGATCGCGTCCACTGTAACATCCATAGGCATATAAAGGAACAATTCAGCTTCAAGAGTTTCGCTAAACTTCTACGTATGATTAATAATGAAACAGGGAGGTTGACAAGTTTATGAACCTCAGAAGTATCAGCGTTTGGGCTTTGACCGTGTACATATGAGAATTAATAGATGCTGAAGCAGACTTAAGCAGGTGAAGCTTCCATAGAAGTGTGCCCTTAGGCAAGATCCTAATTAAAGTCTGTAAATTGTATTTTCTTTCGTGAGTTCTATCACATGACACATGTAATGAATGGAGAAAGTAAAATAGAAACAGCAGAATGAAGAAGACACATGAGCAAATTGCTTGTTAAACACAAAAATCTGCTATATCacttgttatctgaaaatagtATTACAGATAGATTAGCTGAAGTTGCAAAGAAGTCTCCAAAGATCCCTCTTCCAATCTGCGCAACATCAGCTCCATTCAGGATAGTCTCTAAGACTGTCGCCAACGGGtaacctatgtttttttttttaaattagccCTGATTCTGTACCAAAACTAGACACCTAAACCCGTCTTTCAGAGAGAAAATTTCGgaccctttttttttgtatttgcatttaatCAGGTGCAAGAAATAAAAGGAGTTGAAACTTTACCATGTTTAAACCCAAAGTTTTCCTCTATCAAGATGGGAACTTGGTCAGGTAAGAATTCCAGTAGACCGGATAAAGGTTGCAAAATGAAGTTGTTGAAACGTGTGACTGCATCAAACATGATCAAGAATCACAATAAAGAATCTAGGAAAAAAAGGGAGTACGTAGTGTTATTTTGTTTTACCTGGATTAGCAAGAATCAAGACAAGATCGATGTCAGGGTTGCTCGCAGCAACATCTAGTGCAAGGCAAGCTCCAATAGATTCTCCAACGATATATATGGGCCTATTTGGGAAACGATGGTACTCTGATCTAACTGTCCTCTCAATGAGCTTCACAATGTCTGAAATCAGAAAGAGTTGAACCACATTGGTTACACAAgagtaattataaaatcagaGAAATGTTTGACAAATTAAGAAATACCTCGAGAAGGGGTACGATCACTGACTGGAAAATGAAGGCACCATATATCAAATATCCTATCGTCAAAAGACAAGAAAATGAGGAAACAAAGAGTCTAAAATAAttctgttaaaaatataaatatcaggaaataaagaaaattggGTGAAGTTGACTTACTCTCCAAGCCTTCTGTGGTGGCGAATGAGCCCTAATCCAGTACCATCGATCCCTGCAGTTTCGGACAAAAATATAGATCAAGCTGTCATCGATTTCATCCATATATTAAAAAGACGAACCCGGTAGATAGAGAAGGAGAGGAGATCCTGGAGCTCTTGCCCCACATTCTAACGGAGAGAACCACCGTGGCGGACCTCCATCTGTACTTAAAAAGTCTCCAGCTTCCAcgaaaaaatcatttaaactcTTCCGCACTTCTGGCTGCGCCGCCTCGCTGAATGAATAAGGATTCACGGTCCCCTTCACCTTTCCTCTGAGTCTTGGACCATACGCGACAGAGGTCGATCGTTGGATTGAATTCCGGTAGAAAAAGTCGAGATTGTAAGCTCTCGTCGAAACTGAGGAGATGATGGGACAAATTCTGTCAGTAATCGCCATTGAACAGAGACCTCCTACGTACATTGTTTTCTAGGTAGAACAACATTTTTGTTCTCCAACTTCATCTTCAATCTACAGAACACGACAAGCTCGTGCTCACGAGAAAACAGGggttttaatttcaaatcactTTCTTTCCTtcatctatactaataaaaaggaaaaattcttaaaaaatctacttagatatatattttttttttaacgctgatttattatgatcttacaattatgatataggaaatattacacgattcgacaaccggcaatactacctgccttatgaagatactttaaatgaatttatttatttaaataaatttatttactatTCTTccataatctattatataattaatctaacaataaattccTATGAATATAGGTCATTCAAACATGTTTACACATGAAGTGATCATTACCACGTATAGTTTCATTAatagtataaaaaatttaacgttaaaacccctcaattaaatttaatttgggtaaaccctcaaactaagtatttaaggaaaaaactttcaaaataactttatttaatgaattaaacattAGCAAGTCATAATTACCATTATtaccggtaaatctttagtttggGGATTTCTACATTAAGTGAACATAGTTGAgaggttttaccattaaaaataaaaataaaatctaaaaattacaacattatctaaaaattctataatttttattatattatctgggtttttacatttttaatttatatatatatatatataatgttgatgttaaaaaaaaacttcaaacttatatatttacaataacaattttaaaatcctaattttcaaaatttaagttactaatttttagataatattataaaattttgatttttaaaaaaaaaaattaatggtaaaATCTCTCAACTATGTTTAGTTAATGTAGAAACCCtcaaactaaagatttaccggtagtaatAGTAATTATGACTTGCTagtgtttaattcattaaataaagttagtttgaaggtttttcgttaaatacttagggggggggggggggggttattggtttaagaattctaaaagaattataaaattttgagaatccattgttattggtttacaGATTTAAAAAGTCTTATcaaaatccattgttattggtttaaaaacttttaaattccATTCAAATCCTTTGTTATTCATAAAGTTTAGTTCTTATGGATTTTATCATTCTATTGAATTCTATTGTTATTGGGAGGTGAATTCCTTATGTTTTTACTCATAAAACTAGACTTTGAAAATATCATCTATTTtcataagatttttgaaatctgtgtaataaaaaaaacatgcacAAATTGCAACTAAACTCACGTGAACACACCAAACCAAACTCAATAATGGTGAATCAACTAAACTCACATGATCTgtaattcattatatttttatactttcTTATTTGATAAAACAACCGTTTGATTCAATAATAACGAAAAAACCAAACTCACATTGATAACAAGAatggtgtttcaaaaaaatcacaaatcacaaaaGTCAAAGACTGATTATTATCATAAGAAAACTAAGAACATGAACACACCAAACATAACACAAAGTACCATAAAACAACCGTTTGATTCAATAATGATGAAGAAACCAAACTCACATTGATAACAAGAATGGTGTTTCAATTACGTGATGTTTATATATATGCTTTACATCGAGATTTTGTGTTTGGAAATGTTCTAAAGAGATTGTTATACATTGCCTTATAAgaagaaatattttgaaaataatatattatgcaAATCcataaaaatcaataaaattgaCAAAAGTCAATTCAAAGTATTTGATAGAAATTTGGAGAATATTTGTTAACTCTACTTAACTTCTAAGAATCTGTCAACTTTTAAAATCACTTAACTCTTTCTAAATTCTGATTCCAATAACTTCCCCTTAGTTTGGGGGGGGAGGAGGGGGGTTTACCCAAAATTTAGTTGATGGGTTTCAGCGTtaaaaatcctaaaattttcaatggtTTAGTTATGGTTAATATAAGTTGTGGTGgagaatctatactattaaaagaggaggattcttaaaaaaaatctacttaaacaaaGTTGTTAGATAATTTCATTagatttaactattttttggtcttacattatatttctctaactatataaatactttacataatttaaatgaacttattttttattctctcataatctattatataattactcTAACAATAAATATCCATTAATATATGATAGATTATTCAAACATGTTTACACATGATGTGATCATTACCACATATAGTTTCATTAATAGTATACAATTTTCAATGGTTTAGTTATGGTTAATATAGGTTGTAATAgagaatctatactattaaaatggGATGATTccttaaaaaatctaattaaacaaagttgttggaccatttcattagacttaactattttttggtcttactttatatttctttaactatataaatagttaaatacaatacataatttaaatgaactcattttttatttttccataatctattatataattactcTAACAATAATTCCCCTTTAATATACGATAGATTATTCAAACATGTTTACATATGACGTGATCATTACCACATATAGTTTcattaatagtataaaaattttaatggtttatttatgtttaatatagGTTGTAATGgggaatctatactattaaaaggagaagattcttaaaaaatctagttaaaCAAAGTTATTGGACCATTTCAttagacttaactattttttggtcttactttatatttctctaaccatataaatactttacataatttaaattaactcatttattattctcccataatctattatataattactcTAACAATAAATCTCCATGGATATAAGATAGATTATTCAAACATGTTTACACATGACATGATCATTACCACATATAGTTccattaatagtataaaattttcaatggtTTAATTATGTTTAATATTGGTTGTAATGCAGAATCCTCTGgtgtataaaatgtttttttacatttttacatGAATTGGAAATTAAAAGTCTTAATGTCAACTATTCAACTATGaaacattaatttaattaattacatgcAATCAATTATTAAGATTTGATCTTACATTCTTATATATGAACTAAATGATTAAtcttatcataaaaaaaatatcaaatggtCTAAACGAGTTGGAGATTTAAATGGAATTAGTAAAAAAAGACTAGTTTAAATAGTACTCATTTGGTTCTCAGTTCGGTTTCTATTTCCGGTTCCAAAGATATAGGATATGctcaattatttatgaatttcagcttaattttgttttgttttttccagTTTGGTACGGTTCAGTGCACCCGGGTAAATGTACCCAAACCTATACATGATCCAGAGGAATCACAATGTGCATGAAGATTGGAGTAAGAAGACTCCCTACTGTCTCTTTCTTCCGTCCCCTTCCTCCGATTGGCTTCATCTCCAGCTTCACCAAGTGCTCATCAAACACAGCCCCGAGGTTGGGCCACAGATCATCCGCTGGCTCTGAGATCTCACCCAACGGAACCAGACTCCTCACTGTGTAGTAAAGCAGTGTGAGCCGCTGTACACGAACCTTTTTCGGTTCCATCTTGCACAACAGAGTGTTGGCAAGGACCTTGAAGAAGTAGCGCACGGTGGGATGGCGGATATCGGTCTGAGTGGCTGTGCCCGAGTTGAAATGGCCAGATCCCAAGTGTCCCCAGAACTCTGACTGTCCAAGAAAGGCGGGGACGACGCAACATGTGAGCTCGTGACTAAACCCATAGATGTCACAGAGTGTGAGGAGGGGGATCCTGTATCTGATGCCTCGGATGAAGAAGGTCAGTGTGCCCTCGTGTGCCCTCTTCACCCTCTCATTGGAGTAGTAGACCTATACTGTAGCCATGAACTGTCTCACCAGCTCGGGGTACAAGTCATAAGAGCGTGTAGCCATGGTTCCCAAACCGAACTCGTGGATCATCTCCTCTAAGTCTGTCTCGAGCCCAAGTCTCTGTATAGTTGCCCAGTCGATGAAACGCGTGGGTGAAATGGTAACCTTCAGCCACTCATTGTTATTGTAGAACAAGCTTTCATAGTCATCCCACGTTTCTTTGACTTCACGGTGGGTGCATTTGATGTCCTTGACGGTAGCGTGAGGGACGGCATAATGCTCAAAGGTCTCAAGGGGTTCTCCTTCCCTTTCCCTCGGCCAAGGATCACGGTCCATTTCCGGAGGTGGTGGTCATGCGTTGGAGCTGCTAGGACGATTGAAACGTCTCTTTGTTCTCCTGTCTTTGTCGGTCATCTGCAAACAAAGAACACAAgaggaaattttgaaattagcgAGGATGATGAAACGATGATCGATGTCGATCAACACACGaatgtcgacatcgatcgacagcctGAGTGAATCGCCGATTGACGGAGATGTTGTGTTGTTGCTCGACGGTTCAGTCCCGAAACCTGCAAAAATCTAACCATTGCAATTCGATTTCATATAACACAATGGTCACACAATTCAGTACGAGTTTCCCATTGTTCTAGTAGTCCTAATATTGTTAGATTGAGCCATAATTCCGAGTTCTAGTTCATCTCAACTATGAACCCTAGAAAACCTTAAAGTTTGGAGATTTCGAAGTCATACcttgtagattggttgattgagTGAACTAAACAGATATAGAAGTTAAAATCGAGTGGGTTAGGATCAATAACAGCCAAAATCGGTTGAGAAACGAGAGAGAAATCGATGGGTGAAGGTTTCATAGTGTTTTTGCGATTTAGGGTAAAATCAACGAAGTGTCGGCTTAAATAGGTATGTGACTCGACAGCGACCATTTATCCACGTAGGGAgtgcaatgtcgatcgatgttggaatTTTAATGGTGAAAGTTATTTtgagttagttttttttataaatgagaaagatgtaaaatctaaaattaattttctaaataagtTAGTGGGTTGCCACACTCAGCCCTTATTTCAAGTCGTAAGCTTGACTTTCAAACATAACTAATCGGCGATTGGAGGATCCAATCGTAGAATTTGACTGTTTGGGACAAATGCTTCTGTCCAGTAATGTTTTACTCTCTGTCCATTCACTGTGAATAAATTTCCTTTGCTGCTTACTAAAGTAATGGCTCAGTGAGGTCATACTGCTTTGACCGTAAAGGGGCCTGTCCATCGGGAACGAAGTTTTCCAGGATAAAGTGTCAAACGGGAGTTGTACAAGAGCACTTGGTAGTTCGGTTTGAAATTTCTGGAGATGATTTTCTTGTCATGGTAGGCTTTCTCCTTTTCCTTGTTTATCTTGGAATTCTCATACGCaagatgtctaatctcacctaACTCGTTAAGTTGAATCAGTCTCCTTTCGGAAGCTGGCTTAATGTCGAAGTTGATCAGTTGTACTGCCCAAGCTGCTTTGTGTTATAGCTCAACCagtaaataaaaagattttcCATAAAGTAAATGGAACGGTGTTGTCCCTAAAGGTGTTTTGAAAGCTGTTCTGTAAGCCCATAGTGCGTTGTCCAACTTTTTCGACCAGTCTTTTCTCGTGGTCCATACAGtattttctaggattttttttatttggcgATTGGAAACTTCTACTTGTCCGCTCGTTTGAGGATGATAGAGAGTGTCAACTTGGTGGTGAACACCATGCTTTTTGAGCAAATTTTCAAATGTTCTATTAATGAAATGGGAGCCACCATCGTTTATCACTACTCGAGGGACGCCAAATCTCGAAAAAATGATGCTCTTAAAAAGTTTGATGAAAACTGCTCCGTCATTCGTTGGGGAAGCAACCGCTTCAACCCATTTGGACACATAGTCGACAGCAACCAAGATGTATTTATTTCCATATGAAGAGTGGAAAGGGCCCATGAAATCAATCCCCCATCAGTCGAAAACTTCTAATTCGACGATAAAATTATGTTTCAGCTcgtgtcttttgctgatttttccTCTACGTTGGCATCTATCACATCTAGCTATGTGTGCATGAGTGTCGCGAAACATGGTTGGCCACCTAAAACCTGCTTGCAGAATTTTCGATACCGTCTTGAAGGTGGTGAAGTGTCCAGCGTAATCAGATCCATGGCAATGATATAGGATATCTGGAACTTCACTCTCTGCAACACAGCGTCTATAGATTCCACCTGAACAGTGTTTGTAGAGATATGGTTCATTCTAGTAGTATCTTCGGACTTCTCTCAGAAATTTCTTCTTTGTATACCATTTGAGAGTTTCCGGTTCTACGTCAGCAGCTAGATAGTTTACTATATCAGCATACCAGGGTCTATGAGTGATATTTCCATTTATTGCGTGCACCTCCTGACTTAACTTCCTATCTCCGGTAGGGTTTGATTTAGCGTTAAGTTGGCTGCAAGCAACATTGACTTCTAAGTCGATAAAAATCTTACTGGGGAACAAGTCGTGATGTCAGTTTCTTGTatcgtcgatcgatgatccagGGATGGTATCGTTCAATGATTCATGCGTGATAAC
The sequence above is drawn from the Brassica napus cultivar Da-Ae chromosome A8, Da-Ae, whole genome shotgun sequence genome and encodes:
- the LOC106429340 gene encoding phytyl ester synthase 2, chloroplastic, which codes for MYVGGLCSMAITDRICPIISSVSTRAYNLDFFYRNSIQRSTSVAYGPRLRGKVKGTVNPYSFSEAAQPEVRKSLNDFFVEAGDFLSTDGGPPRWFSPLECGARAPGSPLLLYLPGIDGTGLGLIRHHRRLGEIFDIWCLHFPVSDRTPSRDIVKLIERTVRSEYHRFPNRPIYIVGESIGACLALDVAASNPDIDLVLILANPVTRFNNFILQPLSGLLEFLPDQVPILIEENFGFKHGYPLATVLETILNGADVAQIGRGIFGDFFATSANLSTLIRILPKGTLLWKLHLLKSASASINSHMYTVKAQTLILLSGRDQWLLNKEDIERLLCTLPKCEVRRFKNNGQFLFLEDGVDLVTIIKFAYFYRRGKTLDYISDYIMPTPFEFKEFEESQKLVTAAISPAFFSTLENGTIVRSLAGIPSEGPVIYVGNHMLLGIELLQLAIHLLKEKNIMLRGLAHPMMFSKTVGSKLPDMQMFDSVRIGGAVPVSSLNFYKLLRSKAHVLLYPGGVREALHRKGEEYKLFWPQHSEFVRIASKFGAKIIPFGVVGEDDLCQMVLDYNDQMKIPFIKNFIQEITQDATKLRNGEEGELGNQDLHVPGIIPKIPGRLYVHFGKPIETEGKRKELNDKERAHDVYLQVKSEVERCMTYLKIQRESDHYRNIFPRFLFSASHGFSSQIPTFDLYQAFENYGGEDESKTSQRGKVCYEMLISLVN